A stretch of the Sorangium aterium genome encodes the following:
- a CDS encoding RNA polymerase sigma factor has protein sequence MTSSALPDSEPASVAPPAASVKQRDARLRRMVDAHLDFIGRVLRNAGTPAAEIDDAVQRTFIAAAQRLDDVRPGAEKSFLLQTALHVAAHARRSAARRREFPAAEPPEVVDAATPEQLTSQKHARQMLDQVLDQMESDLRTVFVLYEFEEMSMVEIAGVLGIPQGTVASRLRRARADFRERVRALELVSTSEVRR, from the coding sequence ATGACATCGTCTGCTTTGCCTGACAGCGAGCCGGCGAGCGTGGCGCCACCGGCGGCCAGCGTGAAGCAGCGGGACGCGCGCTTGCGACGGATGGTGGACGCTCATCTTGACTTCATCGGGCGGGTGCTCCGCAACGCGGGGACCCCTGCTGCCGAGATCGACGATGCGGTGCAACGCACCTTCATCGCGGCCGCGCAGCGGCTGGACGACGTCCGGCCGGGCGCCGAGAAGAGCTTTCTTCTCCAGACCGCGCTTCACGTAGCCGCCCACGCGCGCCGCAGCGCCGCGCGTCGGCGGGAGTTCCCCGCGGCCGAGCCGCCGGAGGTTGTGGACGCTGCGACACCCGAGCAGCTCACCAGCCAGAAACACGCGCGACAGATGCTCGATCAGGTCCTCGACCAGATGGAGTCAGATCTGCGGACCGTGTTCGTGCTGTACGAGTTCGAGGAGATGAGCATGGTGGAGATCGCCGGCGTGCTGGGGATCCCGCAGGGCACCGTGGCCTCTCGGCTACGAAGGGCCAGGGCCGATTTTCGTGAGCGCGTCCGCGCGCTGGAGCTCGTTTCGACGAGCGAGGTGAGACGATGA
- a CDS encoding patatin-like phospholipase family protein gives MADLAPVSTRSGRAPKIALVLAGGAARGAYEVGVVQHILEDVSRDLGREAPLDILCGTSVGAINVCGLAAFADEARSRARRLAGVWTRLRIDDLVRLDVRGVLAVGHDLLRGGAASAPSSGRAAILDTSGLERQIAEAVPFERIDGHLERGLLSALTVSTTLVKSGRTVVFVHRREPGLPPWSHDPTISPRATAIRAQHALASSALPILFRPVSIDGELYCDGGLRQNVPLSPARRLGADGVIVVNPRYIEPASSAADRDAPGFPGPLFLLGKTLNALMLDRIDNDLARLESINGILEAGRRRYGESFVGELNDELGLPPGRALRPMRSLLIRASKDIGSLAAEFVRSPAFRARTTSVLGRVMRRLAEGDEQREADFLSYLLFDGEFAGALIEIGRADARARHEELCAFFERALRPGGFEERAP, from the coding sequence ATGGCTGACCTGGCGCCCGTCTCGACCCGGAGTGGCCGCGCCCCCAAGATCGCGCTCGTCCTGGCCGGCGGCGCCGCCCGCGGCGCTTACGAGGTCGGCGTGGTGCAGCACATCCTCGAGGACGTCTCTCGCGATCTCGGCCGCGAGGCGCCGCTCGATATCCTGTGCGGCACCTCGGTCGGCGCCATCAACGTCTGTGGGCTCGCCGCGTTCGCGGACGAGGCGCGGAGCCGCGCGCGGCGGCTCGCCGGGGTGTGGACGCGCCTGCGCATCGACGACCTCGTGCGCCTCGACGTGCGCGGCGTGCTGGCGGTCGGGCACGACCTGCTCCGCGGGGGCGCCGCGAGCGCGCCCTCGAGCGGCCGCGCCGCGATCCTCGACACGTCGGGCCTCGAGCGGCAGATCGCGGAGGCCGTGCCCTTCGAGCGGATCGACGGCCACCTCGAGAGGGGGCTCCTGTCGGCGCTGACCGTGTCGACGACGCTGGTCAAGAGCGGCCGCACCGTCGTCTTCGTCCACCGCCGCGAGCCCGGCCTGCCGCCCTGGAGCCACGACCCGACGATTTCACCGCGCGCCACCGCGATCCGCGCGCAGCACGCGCTCGCCTCGTCCGCGCTCCCCATCCTGTTCCGCCCGGTGAGCATCGACGGAGAGCTCTACTGCGACGGCGGGCTGCGCCAGAACGTCCCGCTGTCGCCCGCGCGGCGCCTCGGCGCCGACGGCGTGATCGTGGTCAATCCGCGGTACATCGAGCCCGCGTCGAGCGCGGCCGACCGCGACGCGCCGGGCTTCCCCGGGCCCCTCTTCCTGCTCGGCAAGACGCTGAACGCGCTGATGCTCGACCGGATCGACAACGACCTGGCGCGCCTCGAGAGCATCAACGGGATCCTGGAGGCGGGGCGGCGGCGCTATGGAGAGAGCTTCGTCGGCGAGCTCAACGACGAGCTCGGGCTGCCGCCGGGGCGCGCGCTGCGGCCGATGCGGTCGCTGCTCATCCGCGCCTCCAAGGACATCGGCAGCCTGGCGGCGGAGTTCGTGCGCTCCCCCGCGTTCCGCGCGCGGACCACGAGCGTGCTCGGCCGCGTGATGCGGCGCCTCGCCGAGGGAGACGAGCAGCGCGAGGCCGATTTCCTGTCTTACCTGCTGTTCGACGGGGAGTTCGCCGGGGCGCTCATCGAGATAGGCCGCGCGGACGCGCGCGCGCGGCACGAGGAGCTGTGCGCGTTCTTCGAGCGGGCGTTGAGGCCGGGCGGGTTCGAGGAGCGGGCGCCCTGA
- a CDS encoding bifunctional serine/threonine-protein kinase/formylglycine-generating enzyme family protein, which produces MAPSDPFGWVGATIGGKYRLDAVVGEGGFGVVYRGQHLGFDEPVAVKCLKLLGSLAPAERASFQRMLLDEGRLLHRLSRASAGIVQALDTGAAVSPSGEWTPYLVLEWLHGVPLDREIAERRARGDAARPLAEAVALLAPAAYALEVAHAQGVAHRDVKPANLFLAEIGGRRTLKVLDFGIAKVLGELSSMTQAMAETGSALRAFTVHYGAPEQFHHRFGATGPWTDVFALALVLIEVASGNRALLGSDVTQLYIAATDPAFRPSLQGAGVSAPDAVEAVVRRALAIDPRERYRTAGELWGALEAAMATAAPAGAVALAAGSPPAGAAPGAAALGVAGTERVAAGPPAGGLPTSVGAPPTPSLTTMRGLATSAPPLAAPQPASPPPAPQAARAAPRRRLLPALASAAALAAAAGAGAVAFVRYRAPDDARPARVLGGLTAPQMKAPPPPDMVRVPAGRFTMGSEKGGKSERPPHDVTLTRAFDVDRTEVTVAAYQRCVEAGRCAPSGLHGPRATDADVEQRGALCTAADPAKSQHPISCVDQAQAAAYCAFVGKRLPTEAEWEYAARGADGREYPWGNEAPGCAHAIVSRPPGQGCGGRGKGTQEVGSAKAGASPSGALDMAGNVWEWVADGWDPGVYARGAQTDPQVPATGSRGVLRGGSWDFSASTAKATFRLAYDREAGDVSTGFRCVRSVD; this is translated from the coding sequence ATGGCACCTTCGGATCCCTTCGGCTGGGTGGGCGCGACGATCGGCGGCAAGTACCGGCTCGACGCCGTGGTCGGCGAGGGCGGGTTCGGCGTCGTCTACCGCGGCCAGCACCTCGGGTTCGACGAGCCGGTCGCGGTCAAGTGCCTGAAGCTGCTCGGATCGCTGGCCCCGGCGGAGCGCGCGTCGTTCCAGCGGATGCTCCTCGACGAGGGGCGGCTCCTCCACCGCCTCTCCCGCGCGAGCGCCGGCATCGTGCAGGCCCTCGACACCGGCGCCGCGGTCTCGCCGTCGGGCGAGTGGACGCCGTATCTCGTGCTCGAGTGGCTCCATGGCGTGCCGCTCGACCGCGAGATCGCCGAGCGGCGCGCCCGCGGCGATGCGGCGCGCCCGCTCGCCGAGGCGGTCGCCCTGCTCGCGCCCGCGGCGTACGCGCTCGAGGTCGCGCACGCGCAGGGCGTCGCCCACCGCGACGTCAAGCCGGCCAACCTGTTCCTCGCGGAGATCGGCGGCCGGCGCACGCTGAAGGTCCTCGACTTCGGCATCGCCAAGGTGCTCGGCGAGCTCTCGAGCATGACGCAGGCGATGGCCGAGACCGGGAGCGCGCTCCGGGCCTTCACCGTCCATTACGGCGCGCCGGAGCAGTTTCACCACCGCTTCGGCGCGACCGGGCCGTGGACCGATGTCTTCGCGCTCGCCCTCGTGCTCATCGAGGTCGCCTCGGGCAACCGCGCCCTCCTCGGGAGCGACGTCACGCAGCTCTACATCGCGGCGACCGATCCGGCGTTCCGCCCGAGCTTGCAGGGCGCGGGCGTGAGCGCGCCCGACGCCGTCGAGGCGGTGGTGCGCCGCGCGCTCGCCATCGACCCGCGGGAGCGTTACCGCACGGCTGGCGAGCTCTGGGGAGCGCTCGAGGCTGCGATGGCGACGGCCGCGCCCGCCGGCGCTGTCGCGCTCGCGGCGGGCAGCCCGCCTGCGGGCGCAGCGCCCGGCGCAGCGGCGCTGGGCGTGGCGGGGACGGAGCGCGTGGCCGCAGGCCCGCCCGCCGGCGGGCTTCCCACGTCCGTCGGCGCGCCGCCCACGCCGTCCCTCACGACGATGCGCGGCCTGGCGACGAGCGCGCCGCCGCTGGCAGCCCCGCAACCGGCGTCGCCCCCTCCCGCGCCGCAGGCCGCCAGGGCCGCTCCGCGGCGGCGCCTGTTGCCCGCGCTCGCCTCGGCGGCCGCGCTGGCCGCCGCGGCCGGCGCAGGCGCCGTCGCGTTCGTCCGTTACCGCGCGCCCGACGATGCGCGGCCGGCGCGTGTGCTGGGCGGCTTGACCGCGCCCCAGATGAAGGCGCCGCCCCCGCCCGACATGGTCCGGGTGCCGGCGGGCCGCTTCACGATGGGCAGCGAGAAGGGCGGCAAATCCGAGCGCCCGCCCCATGACGTGACGCTGACCCGCGCGTTCGACGTCGATCGCACCGAGGTGACGGTCGCCGCCTACCAGCGCTGCGTCGAGGCGGGCCGGTGCGCGCCGAGCGGCCTGCACGGCCCCCGCGCGACCGACGCCGACGTCGAGCAGCGCGGCGCGCTCTGCACCGCGGCGGATCCCGCGAAGTCGCAACACCCGATCTCGTGCGTCGACCAGGCGCAGGCGGCCGCGTACTGCGCCTTCGTCGGCAAGCGGCTCCCGACCGAGGCCGAGTGGGAATACGCCGCCCGCGGCGCCGACGGCCGCGAGTATCCGTGGGGCAACGAGGCGCCAGGGTGCGCGCACGCGATCGTGTCTCGGCCTCCTGGGCAGGGCTGCGGCGGGCGCGGCAAGGGCACCCAGGAGGTCGGCTCGGCCAAGGCCGGAGCGAGCCCGTCGGGCGCGCTCGACATGGCGGGCAACGTCTGGGAATGGGTGGCCGACGGCTGGGATCCGGGTGTGTACGCCAGAGGCGCCCAGACAGATCCCCAGGTGCCGGCGACCGGCAGCAGGGGCGTGCTCCGGGGTGGATCGTGGGACTTCTCCGCTAGCACCGCAAAGGCGACATTCCGGCTGGCGTACGATCGTGAGGCAGGTGACGTATCGACCGGGTTTCGTTGCGTTCGCTCGGTCGATTGA
- a CDS encoding purple acid phosphatase family protein has translation MKPLRAARPLAISKKSLVALVLSASPAIVFGAGCGVADSVPIPSAGALAGAGDEPTSTGAASSGAGPSGGIPADHGPSLGAAGAQAIGTVVSHLDVVRIIAIGDTGEGNLAQNQVADRMSEKCIEVGGCHAVMMNGDNFYDNGVADTGDAQWGPKFEQPYDRAGLNGLPFYAVLGNHDHGPSSNGVRQAQIDYSQLPVGDGPGMRMTAKWHMPASYYDVRVGDVHLFGIDTVDFTSDDQARDMSARVAASDATWKIVFGHHPRYTSGAHASDNPSLGMSGMFAMQQAIYCGADMYMAGHDHNLEFIDKGRDEGCPSTYFAISGAGSKTRPVSPSVPTERGQLFFTDKTEGFAYLRFEGRSLLFEFIDKQGAVIFTKTISK, from the coding sequence ATGAAGCCTCTCCGCGCAGCACGTCCTCTCGCGATCTCCAAGAAGTCCCTTGTTGCCCTCGTCCTCTCCGCGTCTCCGGCCATCGTCTTCGGCGCGGGCTGCGGCGTGGCGGACAGCGTGCCGATCCCGAGCGCAGGAGCGCTGGCGGGGGCAGGTGATGAGCCGACCAGCACGGGCGCCGCGAGCAGCGGCGCCGGGCCGAGCGGCGGGATCCCCGCGGACCACGGCCCGAGCTTGGGCGCGGCGGGCGCCCAGGCCATCGGGACCGTCGTCTCTCACCTCGATGTCGTCAGGATCATCGCTATCGGCGACACCGGCGAGGGAAACCTCGCGCAGAACCAGGTCGCCGATCGGATGAGCGAGAAGTGCATCGAGGTCGGGGGCTGTCATGCCGTGATGATGAACGGCGACAATTTCTACGATAACGGCGTGGCCGACACGGGCGATGCGCAGTGGGGTCCCAAGTTCGAGCAGCCCTACGACAGGGCCGGCCTGAACGGCCTCCCGTTCTATGCGGTGCTGGGGAACCACGACCACGGCCCCAGCAGCAACGGCGTGCGGCAAGCGCAGATCGACTACTCGCAGCTGCCCGTGGGCGACGGGCCCGGCATGCGGATGACCGCCAAGTGGCACATGCCCGCCTCGTACTACGACGTTCGCGTCGGCGACGTCCATCTCTTCGGGATCGATACCGTCGACTTCACCTCCGATGACCAGGCGCGCGACATGAGCGCGCGGGTCGCCGCCTCGGACGCCACGTGGAAGATCGTCTTTGGCCATCACCCCCGCTACACGTCCGGAGCTCACGCCTCGGACAACCCGTCGCTCGGGATGAGCGGGATGTTCGCCATGCAGCAGGCCATCTACTGCGGGGCCGACATGTATATGGCCGGCCACGACCACAACCTCGAGTTCATCGACAAGGGGCGAGACGAGGGCTGCCCGAGCACCTATTTTGCCATCAGCGGCGCCGGCTCGAAGACCCGCCCGGTGTCCCCCTCGGTCCCGACGGAGCGGGGGCAGCTCTTCTTCACGGACAAGACCGAGGGCTTCGCCTACCTGCGGTTCGAGGGGAGGAGCCTGCTGTTCGAGTTCATCGACAAGCAAGGCGCGGTGATCTTCACGAAGACCATCTCCAAGTGA
- the plsY gene encoding glycerol-3-phosphate 1-O-acyltransferase PlsY, with translation MTAIYLALAYLLGAIPTGYLFARFVKGVDLRQVGSGNIGATNVLRAFGWGPGLAVLAADVAKGALVDGPLASWLSVAPGGWVAAAGGLTAVLGHDYTVFLGMRGGKGVATSCGVLLVLAPRSTLATLAVFAVIVRATRMVSAGSLAGALALPLFLWLLGERAAPAFCLSLLLAGLVWLKHIPNIRRMLAGTENTISFGKRRDEERDDERDGAPRDDERR, from the coding sequence ATGACGGCAATCTACCTGGCCCTTGCCTACCTCCTCGGAGCGATCCCGACAGGCTACCTCTTCGCGCGGTTCGTCAAAGGGGTCGACCTCCGCCAGGTCGGCTCGGGGAACATCGGCGCGACGAACGTCTTGCGCGCCTTCGGCTGGGGGCCTGGCTTAGCCGTCCTGGCCGCGGACGTGGCGAAGGGCGCGCTCGTCGACGGGCCCCTCGCGTCGTGGCTCTCCGTCGCGCCGGGCGGGTGGGTCGCCGCGGCGGGCGGCCTCACCGCGGTGCTGGGCCATGACTACACGGTCTTCCTCGGGATGCGGGGCGGCAAGGGCGTCGCGACCTCCTGCGGCGTCCTGCTCGTGCTGGCGCCGCGATCCACGCTCGCCACGCTGGCGGTCTTCGCGGTCATCGTGCGGGCGACCCGCATGGTCTCGGCGGGCTCCCTCGCCGGCGCCCTCGCCCTGCCCCTCTTCCTCTGGCTGCTCGGCGAGCGGGCCGCCCCGGCCTTCTGCCTCTCGCTGCTCCTCGCCGGGCTCGTCTGGCTAAAGCACATCCCGAACATCCGGCGGATGCTCGCGGGCACCGAGAACACGATCTCGTTCGGGAAGCGGCGCGATGAAGAGCGCGACGACGAGCGCGACGGCGCGCCGCGCGACGACGAGCGCCGCTGA
- a CDS encoding glycosyl hydrolase family 8 has translation MTTVDSLGYDRMSSDELGPLTGPSEYPNAFRDVLGKTDEEIAAKIEDSFNQLFYGDPSDETVYYTVPGKEQAYIWDDYHNSVRSEGMGLGMIITVELDKRDEFDRLWRYAKSTLQPTSGPNQGYLMSWCDTPVGPMLCADPFGLQQIAMALFFAHGRWGSDTGTIDYGLDAITLLEVMRHKEALNGGVDSGVTNTFDSTTKLVYDYPHVSAADVTRPSIEMPAYYDLWAQAMRDPFWSEAAGSARTHWQEAAHPSTGLIPVRTHFDGTPVLNWDYFGSEAYRTQLSLALDHVWFGVDPWQVEEADRLLGFFSKLGIGKYGAVFKIDGAMLNATPESALIFMNGVTGLVATTEDRADYIAAVWTTPPATGETRYFSGLLHMLSLLTLSGQFRVY, from the coding sequence ATGACCACGGTGGATTCGCTCGGCTACGACCGAATGAGCAGCGATGAGCTGGGCCCGCTGACGGGCCCCTCCGAGTACCCCAACGCGTTCCGCGACGTGCTCGGCAAGACGGACGAGGAGATCGCGGCCAAGATCGAGGACAGCTTCAATCAGCTCTTCTACGGCGATCCCAGCGACGAGACCGTCTACTACACGGTGCCTGGCAAGGAACAGGCTTACATCTGGGACGACTACCACAATAGCGTGCGCTCCGAGGGCATGGGCCTCGGGATGATCATCACGGTCGAGCTCGACAAGCGAGACGAGTTCGACCGGCTCTGGAGATACGCCAAGTCCACGCTCCAGCCCACGTCCGGTCCCAACCAGGGCTATCTCATGTCGTGGTGCGACACCCCGGTAGGCCCGATGTTGTGCGCCGATCCCTTTGGCCTCCAGCAGATCGCGATGGCGCTGTTCTTCGCCCACGGCCGCTGGGGGAGCGACACCGGGACCATCGACTATGGGCTGGACGCGATCACCTTGCTCGAGGTGATGCGCCACAAGGAGGCCCTGAACGGGGGAGTCGACTCGGGTGTGACGAACACCTTCGATTCGACGACGAAGCTCGTCTACGACTACCCGCACGTCTCGGCGGCGGACGTCACCCGTCCTTCCATCGAGATGCCCGCCTATTACGACCTCTGGGCGCAGGCCATGCGCGACCCCTTCTGGTCCGAGGCTGCCGGCAGCGCGCGCACACACTGGCAGGAGGCCGCGCACCCGAGCACCGGGCTCATCCCGGTGCGCACCCACTTCGACGGCACGCCGGTGCTCAACTGGGACTACTTCGGCTCCGAGGCCTACCGCACGCAGCTGAGCCTCGCGCTCGACCACGTCTGGTTCGGCGTCGACCCGTGGCAAGTGGAGGAGGCGGACCGGCTGCTCGGGTTCTTCTCGAAGCTGGGCATCGGCAAATACGGCGCGGTCTTCAAGATCGACGGCGCGATGCTCAACGCCACGCCGGAGTCGGCGCTCATCTTCATGAACGGGGTCACCGGGCTGGTCGCGACGACCGAAGATCGCGCCGATTACATCGCGGCGGTGTGGACGACGCCGCCGGCGACCGGGGAGACCCGATACTTCTCGGGGTTGCTCCACATGCTCTCGCTGCTGACGCTGAGCGGGCAGTTTCGCGTGTACTGA
- a CDS encoding STAS domain-containing protein yields the protein MQESENMISIEERRMQRVIDAVALASTGEVELALTQLAEVEHDAFGVIEEALRVFLSELSVTTQQKSQALAALATSKRELEHQLDTIQRQECAIRELSVPIIDIWHGILTLPLVGLFDSVRAVEVTERLLVRVAEDSDVEWVILDLTGVTLIDSMTAQHLIKLAQAVQLLGARCVLTGLGGHVAETLVAIGVAFDELNPMRSLREGLRFCLAQRGRTISPR from the coding sequence ATGCAAGAATCCGAGAACATGATCTCCATCGAGGAACGCCGGATGCAACGCGTCATCGATGCGGTTGCGCTCGCGTCCACCGGAGAGGTCGAGCTCGCGTTGACGCAGCTCGCAGAGGTCGAACACGACGCCTTCGGGGTGATCGAGGAGGCTCTGCGCGTCTTTCTCTCCGAGCTCTCCGTGACCACGCAGCAGAAGAGCCAGGCGCTCGCCGCGCTCGCCACCTCGAAGCGAGAGCTCGAGCATCAGCTCGACACCATCCAGCGCCAGGAGTGCGCGATCCGGGAGCTCTCGGTGCCGATCATCGATATCTGGCACGGCATCCTCACGCTCCCGCTCGTCGGGCTGTTCGACTCGGTGCGCGCCGTCGAGGTGACCGAGCGGCTCCTCGTGCGCGTGGCGGAGGACAGTGACGTCGAGTGGGTGATCCTCGATCTGACCGGCGTCACGCTCATCGACTCCATGACCGCCCAGCACCTCATCAAGCTGGCTCAGGCGGTGCAGCTCCTCGGCGCGCGCTGCGTCCTCACCGGCCTGGGCGGTCATGTCGCGGAGACGCTCGTCGCGATCGGGGTCGCGTTCGATGAGCTGAACCCGATGCGCAGCCTGCGGGAGGGGCTCAGGTTCTGCCTTGCGCAGCGCGGGCGCACGATCTCACCGAGGTGA